ATATCCTTGAAAAACTCAGAACGAATAATAGAGGaaactgattataaaaatatttgatcttCTCACCATGCTTTTAGGGAGTCACCTTCTGTTTCCTCCCAGCCTAAAAGTCATAGAACAGGACACTTTAGGCGCTCCCAGGCCCTGCAATTCTGCCATTTCACAGTAGAGGGCGCTGTTGCATTAAAACCCGCACCGGTTGCACCGCTACCTCGGTGGGCCTGTGCTCCTGGTCTACTTTCCAGATGTTTTTTAAACAAGCCCTGTATacgaatatttttttctctaaactctAAGGAAGTGAGAGTTGAAGAAAAACAGACTTCTTAAAAGATCGTCCTTTTACCCATTGTCTTCAGACATAGCTTATCATATGTGACATTCTTGGAGGCTGCTGTCAAAGTCCCAAAGTACGAAATGCATCTCTCAAGTCATCAACCTCATACAGGGgctgtggagaaagagaaggagactcagGGGATGACTTTGTAACATTTTGCAAGAAAGTAAGTGGGGGGGACtaggaagagacaggaagagaagaggaaggaacgcTAAGACAGCTCTTGAGACTCTAACCAAGAAAGAGACATGTGAGGGATcaaagaggggaagggaaaggcatCCTGGCAGAGGGCTCTGAATTGTGAAACAGAAGAGCAAACTCAAATGCGGGagaaacgacaacaacaaaaaaagccagaaaatagGCTTTCACCGGGGGAAAAATAAGGAGTGATATttacacacacgcgcacataaCGACAGtgtgaaaaatataagaaaggaaaacacaagtcACTGCAGGAAAAGATGActttggagagagaaaggaaaggagaagccaAGAAGCCCCTTACCAAAAGAATGCGTCGAAGCTGTCTGGATAGACGAACTGAATTTTCGTGCAACCCCTCCCAGGCTTTGAAAGTTTTTTCACGATTTTCCACAAAAGTAttccagcaataaaaataatctttaaaaaaaagaaaaaaaggagggagatggGGTTGAAGACAGCTCAGATCCcaaatcaagagaaaagaaagaaaaccctgcCCCCCTCatgcccccacaccccctcccccttaATTCTCATCTCCCCCAAAGCCTGGTGTCCAAGCCCTTAATTCTTTTCCTCCAATTCTAGTTGATAATTTTCAGCTGGATCCCGCCCCCGACGTTTCTCATTCTGAATTGCAATCCTGAACCAGAGCTGCCGCACGGCGCCTGCGCAGCAGAGGTCCCCTCCGCACCTTTGAAGGTCATGATGGCGATTTGGACGCCCGCGCGATGCAGGCGCCGCAGCCCCTCGGGCTCGGCCTTGCGGTCCTCGCAGAAGTAGAGGCGCGCGGTGAAGATCCTCAGACTGAGGTTGGGGTACCCCCTCAGAAAGTCGGCCACGTGCCGGGCGCAGTCGTAGCATGGGCTCCAGGAGGTGAACCAGGTGACGCGGTAGCAGCGGCCAGGGTCCAGGTCCCAGTCGGAGATGTAGCGGAGGAAGAGCAGTTCCACGTGGCAGCCGTTCTGCGGAGAGAGCAGACGACTTAGGTGACGTTCACTGACCTTGACTGCGGCGCCAGTAGCTTTACGGTCATTGATCCACCTGCTCCCCACAGTAATCTTTTATGGGGTGTCCGCAGTTTTGGGCCTTAACGTTGCAAAACGTTTTGCTAACTCCCCGAAGGAGCGGCGAGGCCCGAACCCTTTTGCCGCCGTGGCCCTGCGGCGTGGAGACAGGTTATGGATTTTTCTGTAGACCGGGAGGATGAAATGAGCCTGGTTGAAGTAGCATCACACTGTCGTGGAGTTTTTTAAGCTGTGCTTGTGAGGTTAACTTTTTGCAcctttaaggagaaagaaaatggcttGGAAGAAGTCCTGTTGCTTGACATCGTGGAAATACACCAGACCGCTAGGGGGAGGTAGGAAACTTAAGAAGGGGCAAAACACGTTAGAGTAAGGCCGACAGAGGGGCATTGTAAGAGAGGTAATAGGCACTGCTAAGGATTAAGAACAATTGAATGTGTTTGCGCATTGTGTGATCCCTGCGATTGTAATAATAATCTCACAATAGTGAGATATAGCAAGTCGGCTTAGTGTTGCGGGAAGGTCGTTAGCCCCGGAATCTGATGAGCTAGGTTCCGGTTCCTGGCGTCACCACTCAGGTGACTGAGACAATTTACCCAACTCTTGGATCTTCTAATTCAACACCAGTGAAATAGGCTGgtgtgaggcttaaatgagaaagaaataaagggttGGTAACTGCAAAGCCTTCCATACGTAGAATGTGCCACATCAACAAACAAGAAAGAGATTAGGATGTTAAACAATTGTAGTGAGATAATTTACGCAATACAAATGGAGGCAAAGGAAACTGAACAGTCAGATAAACTAAACAATGAGTCAGTGT
The Lynx canadensis isolate LIC74 chromosome B4, mLynCan4.pri.v2, whole genome shotgun sequence DNA segment above includes these coding regions:
- the AICDA gene encoding single-stranded DNA cytosine deaminase: MYALEDPQGACWPHTLARMKPHLGLTMLKISSGEVQMSKTSHSHESLLMKQRKFLYHFKNVRWAKGRHETYLCYVVKRRDSATSFSLDFGHLRNKNGCHVELLFLRYISDWDLDPGRCYRVTWFTSWSPCYDCARHVADFLRGYPNLSLRIFTARLYFCEDRKAEPEGLRRLHRAGVQIAIMTFKDYFYCWNTFVENREKTFKAWEGLHENSVRLSRQLRRILLPLYEVDDLRDAFRTLGL